Proteins encoded within one genomic window of Hahella chejuensis KCTC 2396:
- a CDS encoding ABC1 kinase family protein, whose amino-acid sequence MSDKPDAKNNAREVDRIKTGSFERRLSLTRAGLVAGSRLAGNMAANLFKSREKREESRREALSRQAQYLVEELGQLKGSVVKIGQVMALYGEHFLPVEVTEALHTLEDRTTALGWSKIHQVLLQELGADKLKELDVLHEPIGAASLGQVHRARRKSDGRELCLKIQYPGVAEAVDSDLDSVARLLKVARMVSFGPDFDEWLEEVRAMMHREVNYSLELETTRRFGEMLKDDDRFVVPDVFPEYSTSHVMATSYEPGLGVTHAQVQELSLARRNHLAQAALELFFRELFVWGELQTDPNFGNYRIRLGANPGEPDRIVLLDFGAVQKYPDSFIRPVCDMIRASYERDLERVIEGAVKLRFMRRDWPASVLDEFGKVCMAVLEPLAAEAEDVPEFALNADNEYCWRRSDLPTRIAKRAAKSAINRYFQIPPKEFVFLNRKLVGVYTFVSVLDAEFNGSAILERYLYPQTAVQGA is encoded by the coding sequence ATGAGTGATAAACCAGACGCCAAGAACAATGCCCGGGAGGTTGACCGTATCAAGACTGGAAGCTTTGAACGACGCCTCAGCCTGACGCGGGCTGGTTTGGTCGCGGGATCGCGGTTGGCGGGCAATATGGCCGCCAACCTGTTCAAGTCCCGTGAAAAACGTGAGGAAAGCCGTCGCGAAGCGCTGTCCCGTCAGGCTCAGTATCTGGTGGAGGAGCTGGGACAGCTTAAAGGCAGCGTTGTTAAAATCGGCCAGGTCATGGCGCTGTATGGCGAACACTTCCTGCCTGTGGAAGTGACCGAAGCTCTGCATACTCTGGAAGACCGCACGACAGCTCTGGGATGGAGCAAAATTCATCAAGTTCTGCTTCAGGAGCTAGGAGCGGATAAGCTCAAGGAGCTGGATGTCCTGCATGAGCCTATCGGCGCCGCTTCCCTGGGGCAGGTGCATCGGGCGCGCCGCAAGTCCGACGGCAGAGAGCTATGTCTGAAGATTCAGTACCCAGGCGTTGCGGAGGCGGTGGATTCTGACCTGGACTCCGTCGCCCGTCTGTTGAAAGTTGCGCGTATGGTGTCGTTCGGCCCTGACTTCGACGAGTGGCTGGAAGAAGTCCGCGCCATGATGCACCGGGAAGTGAATTACAGCCTTGAGCTGGAAACTACCCGCCGCTTCGGCGAGATGCTCAAAGACGACGATCGTTTCGTGGTTCCTGACGTTTTCCCCGAATATTCCACTTCCCATGTCATGGCGACATCCTATGAGCCGGGTCTGGGCGTCACCCATGCGCAGGTCCAGGAATTGTCCCTGGCGCGTCGTAACCATCTGGCGCAGGCGGCTTTGGAGTTATTCTTCCGCGAGCTGTTTGTATGGGGCGAGCTGCAGACCGATCCCAACTTCGGCAACTACCGTATTCGCCTTGGCGCTAATCCAGGCGAGCCGGACCGCATCGTGCTGCTGGATTTCGGCGCTGTGCAAAAATATCCGGATTCATTTATCCGTCCCGTATGCGACATGATCCGAGCCTCCTATGAGCGGGATCTGGAGCGAGTGATCGAGGGTGCGGTGAAACTGCGTTTCATGCGTCGCGACTGGCCGGCCAGCGTGCTGGATGAATTCGGTAAAGTCTGCATGGCGGTGCTGGAGCCCTTGGCTGCGGAGGCGGAGGATGTACCTGAATTCGCTCTGAATGCGGACAATGAATACTGCTGGCGGCGCAGCGACCTGCCGACCCGCATCGCCAAACGCGCCGCCAAATCGGCGATTAACCGTTACTTTCAGATTCCTCCGAAGGAGTTTGTCTTTCTTAATCGTAAGCTGGTTGGCGTTTACACATTTGTGTCAGTGCTGGATGCGGAATTCAACGGCAGCGCTATTTTGGAACGTTATCTCTATCCACAGACTGCCGTTCAGGGCGCATGA
- a CDS encoding D-alanyl-D-alanine carboxypeptidase family protein, which yields MSLPRMRVYIAFFLCWAVGAAWADQASLIPSAPQIAASSYILMDAESGAIIVEKNSEERLPPASLTKMMTSYVLDYEVDQGNVSFNDEAPISVKAWKTGGSKMFVREGTSVRLGDLLKGIIIQSGNDASVAVAEFLAGSEDAFASMMNQHAQRLGMSNTNFANATGLPSENHYSSAHDLAKLAKAIINDFPNQYPLYSEKYFTYNNIRQPNRNLLLWRDKSVDGLKTGHTEEAGYCLVSSAVRDGMRLISVVMGAKSEEARARETLKLLNYGFRYFETHKLYSAGQKLVDSDIWAGSADTLPLGLSKEIVVTIPRGKKDALEATVDIDKVIKAPIEVGAELGKLTVKLNGELLLEKPVVALEAVEEAGFFKRIWHAIVLFFMGLFE from the coding sequence ATGTCATTACCAAGGATGCGAGTTTATATTGCATTTTTCCTGTGCTGGGCCGTCGGCGCAGCCTGGGCGGACCAAGCTTCCCTGATACCCTCGGCGCCGCAAATCGCAGCCTCTTCGTACATCCTGATGGACGCCGAAAGCGGCGCCATTATCGTTGAGAAAAATTCTGAAGAACGCCTTCCCCCCGCCAGTTTGACCAAGATGATGACGTCCTACGTGCTGGATTACGAAGTTGACCAGGGCAATGTCAGCTTCAACGACGAAGCGCCGATCAGTGTCAAAGCCTGGAAAACCGGCGGCTCCAAAATGTTCGTGCGCGAAGGCACCAGCGTTCGTCTGGGCGATTTGCTCAAGGGCATTATCATTCAGTCCGGCAACGACGCCAGCGTCGCCGTCGCGGAGTTTCTCGCCGGCAGCGAAGACGCTTTTGCTTCCATGATGAACCAGCACGCGCAGCGTCTGGGCATGAGCAACACCAATTTCGCAAACGCCACTGGCCTGCCTTCGGAGAATCATTACTCCTCCGCACATGACTTGGCGAAGTTGGCGAAAGCGATTATCAACGACTTCCCTAATCAATATCCGCTTTATTCAGAAAAATACTTTACTTACAACAATATCCGCCAGCCTAACCGCAACCTGTTGTTGTGGCGCGACAAGTCCGTGGATGGACTTAAAACCGGCCATACGGAAGAAGCGGGCTATTGCCTGGTGTCTTCCGCCGTACGCGACGGCATGCGTCTGATCAGTGTGGTGATGGGCGCCAAGAGCGAGGAAGCCCGCGCTCGCGAGACGCTGAAGTTGTTGAACTATGGCTTCCGCTATTTTGAAACCCATAAGCTGTACTCAGCCGGGCAAAAACTGGTGGACAGCGATATATGGGCCGGCTCCGCCGACACCCTTCCATTGGGGTTGAGCAAGGAAATTGTAGTGACTATCCCGCGGGGTAAAAAAGACGCGCTGGAAGCCACTGTCGATATCGATAAGGTTATCAAGGCGCCAATCGAAGTGGGCGCGGAGCTGGGCAAGCTAACTGTCAAGCTGAATGGCGAATTACTGCTGGAAAAACCAGTGGTGGCTTTGGAAGCAGTTGAAGAGGCTGGCTTCTTCAAGCGTATCTGGCACGCTATCGTGCTGTTCTTTATGGGATTATTTGAATAA
- the rlmH gene encoding 23S rRNA (pseudouridine(1915)-N(3))-methyltransferase RlmH — translation MRIKLIAVGGKMPGWVEQGYNEYVKRMPRDMPLQLIEIPMPRRQKNADPHKLKIQEGESILQSLGSGDHVVALEVEGKSWSTPQLSQQMERWRMSGQDVALLVGGPDGLSDACRARANQQWSLSPLTLPHPLVRVLLAEQLYRAWTILQGHPYHRE, via the coding sequence GTGCGGATAAAGCTAATCGCAGTGGGCGGTAAAATGCCTGGCTGGGTTGAGCAGGGTTATAACGAGTACGTTAAACGTATGCCTCGTGACATGCCCTTGCAGCTCATCGAAATACCCATGCCCAGGCGTCAAAAGAACGCGGACCCGCATAAGCTCAAGATCCAGGAAGGAGAGAGCATTTTGCAGTCACTGGGTTCCGGCGATCATGTCGTCGCATTGGAAGTCGAAGGCAAGTCATGGTCCACTCCCCAATTGTCGCAACAAATGGAGCGCTGGCGCATGTCCGGGCAGGATGTCGCTTTGCTGGTGGGAGGACCGGACGGGCTGAGCGATGCGTGTCGAGCGAGAGCGAATCAACAATGGTCGCTGTCGCCGTTGACGCTGCCGCATCCGTTGGTTCGAGTGCTGCTCGCGGAGCAGCTTTATCGAGCCTGGACCATATTGCAAGGACATCCTTACCACCGGGAATAA
- the lipA gene encoding lipoyl synthase, with protein MSETNVQGSLAEAPKAAVKRVEQGVKLRGYDKVSRNPVKIIATDAVPRKPDWIRVRLSSSPSVEAIKQKLRKLNLHSVCEEASCPNLSECFSHGTATFMIMGDICTRRCPFCDVAHGRPNALDENEPTHLAQAIAEMNLKYVVITSVDRDDLRDGGAGHFAKCISESRKYSPNLKIEVLVPDFRGRMDVALDILRESPPDVFNHNLETVPRLYKQARPGADYAWSLLLLKRFKEAAPDVPTKSGLMLGIGEEIEEVKQVMRDLRAHNTDMLTLGQYLAPSKDHLPVVRFVHPDEFKELADYGYEIGFKQVASGPLVRSSYHADKQAAGETIS; from the coding sequence ATGAGTGAAACCAACGTACAAGGTTCTCTGGCTGAGGCGCCGAAAGCGGCGGTCAAGCGGGTGGAGCAGGGCGTCAAACTGCGCGGTTACGATAAAGTATCCCGCAATCCCGTTAAGATTATCGCCACTGACGCCGTGCCCAGAAAACCGGACTGGATACGGGTGCGCCTGTCCTCTTCCCCCAGCGTGGAAGCCATCAAGCAAAAGCTGCGCAAGCTGAATCTGCACTCTGTCTGCGAAGAAGCGTCCTGCCCCAACTTAAGCGAGTGTTTTAGTCACGGCACCGCCACCTTTATGATCATGGGCGATATCTGTACCCGCCGCTGTCCGTTCTGTGACGTGGCCCACGGTCGTCCCAACGCGCTTGACGAAAACGAGCCGACGCATCTGGCGCAGGCCATTGCTGAAATGAATCTGAAGTATGTGGTCATCACCTCGGTGGACCGCGACGACCTGCGTGATGGCGGCGCGGGACATTTCGCCAAGTGCATCAGCGAATCCCGTAAATACAGCCCCAACCTGAAAATTGAGGTTCTGGTGCCCGACTTCCGTGGTCGTATGGACGTGGCGCTGGATATTCTGCGCGAGTCGCCCCCTGACGTTTTCAACCATAACCTGGAGACGGTGCCTCGTTTGTACAAGCAGGCGCGTCCCGGCGCTGACTACGCATGGTCATTGCTGCTGCTGAAGCGTTTCAAAGAAGCGGCGCCGGATGTGCCGACCAAGTCCGGTCTGATGCTGGGTATTGGCGAAGAAATTGAAGAAGTTAAGCAGGTCATGAGAGATCTGCGCGCGCACAATACCGATATGCTGACCTTGGGCCAGTATCTGGCTCCTTCCAAAGACCACTTGCCCGTTGTGCGTTTCGTACATCCTGACGAGTTCAAGGAGCTGGCGGATTACGGATACGAAATCGGCTTCAAACAGGTGGCGAGCGGGCCGTTGGTGAGATCTTCCTATCACGCGGACAAGCAGGCCGCCGGCGAGACCATCTCCTGA
- a CDS encoding HP0495 family protein gives MTDSQKEAPKIEFPCDYPLKVIGVAGPDFQEVVATIVRAHAPEFDASSIDALDSRNGKYLSLRFSIQAQSEEHIRRLFLDLKAHSAVQMVL, from the coding sequence ATGACCGATAGCCAAAAAGAGGCTCCCAAAATTGAATTTCCCTGCGACTATCCGTTGAAAGTCATCGGTGTGGCGGGGCCTGATTTTCAGGAAGTCGTGGCGACAATTGTGCGCGCCCATGCGCCTGAGTTCGATGCGTCTTCGATTGACGCGCTCGACAGCCGCAACGGTAAATATCTTTCATTGCGTTTTAGCATTCAGGCACAGAGCGAGGAGCATATTCGTCGCCTGTTTCTGGATCTGAAAGCGCACAGCGCCGTGCAAATGGTGTTGTAA
- the mrdA gene encoding penicillin-binding protein 2, whose product MASRELKDHFREQRIFFQRAIWAALGVIALSLALFARYYYLQISQHEVYKTLSDRNRMQLQSITPTRGLIYDRNGVLLADNQPTFSLTLVKERTQDLEATIAELQDILEITEDDVESFRKRMGQRRRPYESVTLKSRLTEEEIARIAVNRHRLAGVEVEAELIRYYPLGDTLAHVLGYVGRISERELKQVDPANYSGTQYYGKLGVERHYESLLHGSVGYQTVETDARGRVLRVLDRAAPTPGSDISLYLDVNLQRAAIEALDGRRGAVVAIEPSTGGILALVSTPSFDPNLFVTGIDSATYKALQDSPDIPLFNRALRGQYPPGSTVKPFLGLAGLDTETINVNTRIWDPGWYQLKNDDRKYRDWKRSGHGWVDLNASIEQSCDVFFYDMAFRMGVDNMYAYMAQFGFGEQTVYDIDEAQDGILPSREWKRAARRLPWFPGDSLNMGIGQGFMLSTPMQLATATAVLANRGKWVRPRLIKTLNESEVTDIESPPDVTLKQEWYWNYVIKAMEGVMHGRHGTARSSGKDSPYKMAGKTGTAQVIGIKQNAVYDAEAIAERHRDHALFVGFAPVDNPKIAVAVLVENGGGGSGAAAPVARKMFDAHLVGPELEPGRMQAASP is encoded by the coding sequence ATGGCTTCCCGAGAGCTGAAAGACCACTTCCGCGAGCAACGCATTTTTTTCCAACGGGCCATTTGGGCTGCACTGGGAGTGATCGCCTTGAGCCTTGCGCTGTTTGCGCGCTATTACTACCTGCAAATCAGCCAACACGAAGTCTACAAGACCCTTTCTGACCGTAACCGCATGCAGTTGCAATCCATCACGCCCACTCGTGGCTTGATCTATGATCGCAATGGCGTGTTGCTGGCGGATAATCAGCCTACGTTTTCCCTCACATTGGTGAAAGAAAGAACGCAAGATCTGGAAGCCACAATCGCGGAACTACAAGACATTCTTGAGATTACAGAAGATGACGTTGAGTCGTTTCGCAAGCGGATGGGGCAGCGTAGGCGTCCATACGAATCGGTGACATTGAAGTCAAGGCTGACGGAAGAGGAGATCGCTCGCATCGCCGTGAACCGACACCGACTTGCGGGCGTTGAAGTCGAGGCTGAGTTGATCCGCTACTATCCGCTGGGCGACACCCTGGCTCATGTGCTGGGATATGTCGGCCGCATCAGCGAGCGGGAGTTGAAGCAGGTCGACCCCGCCAATTACAGCGGCACGCAGTATTACGGCAAACTTGGCGTGGAGCGTCATTATGAAAGCCTGCTGCATGGCTCCGTTGGCTATCAGACAGTGGAAACTGACGCGCGGGGGCGGGTTTTAAGAGTTCTGGATCGTGCTGCGCCAACCCCTGGCTCCGATATTTCCTTGTACCTGGATGTCAATCTGCAGCGCGCCGCCATAGAGGCGCTGGATGGCAGACGGGGCGCGGTCGTGGCGATAGAGCCTTCCACCGGCGGGATACTTGCGCTGGTCAGTACGCCCAGTTTTGATCCCAACCTGTTTGTCACCGGCATCGACTCCGCGACCTATAAAGCATTGCAGGATTCACCTGACATTCCTCTTTTTAACCGCGCGCTGCGGGGGCAATATCCGCCCGGCTCCACCGTCAAACCGTTTCTGGGTCTGGCGGGATTGGATACGGAAACCATCAACGTTAATACCCGGATATGGGATCCGGGGTGGTATCAGCTTAAAAACGATGACCGCAAGTATCGCGATTGGAAGCGCTCCGGCCATGGCTGGGTGGATCTCAATGCCTCCATTGAGCAATCGTGTGACGTTTTCTTCTACGATATGGCTTTCCGTATGGGGGTCGATAACATGTACGCCTATATGGCGCAGTTCGGCTTCGGTGAGCAGACGGTTTACGACATCGACGAAGCTCAGGATGGCATCTTACCCTCACGAGAGTGGAAGCGCGCGGCGCGGCGACTTCCCTGGTTCCCGGGCGACTCCTTGAATATGGGCATCGGTCAGGGCTTCATGCTTTCCACCCCCATGCAGTTGGCCACCGCCACGGCGGTTCTGGCTAATCGAGGCAAGTGGGTGCGTCCTCGTTTGATCAAGACACTGAATGAAAGTGAAGTGACGGATATTGAATCGCCGCCTGACGTCACGCTCAAGCAGGAGTGGTATTGGAACTATGTGATCAAGGCGATGGAAGGCGTTATGCATGGGCGTCATGGCACAGCCCGCTCCAGCGGTAAGGACTCACCCTACAAAATGGCGGGAAAAACCGGGACGGCGCAGGTAATCGGCATCAAACAGAATGCCGTGTATGACGCGGAAGCCATCGCTGAACGTCATCGTGACCACGCTCTTTTTGTCGGCTTTGCGCCAGTGGATAACCCCAAAATCGCAGTGGCGGTATTGGTTGAAAACGGGGGCGGAGGCAGCGGTGCGGCTGCGCCGGTGGCGCGCAAAATGTTTGACGCCCATTTGGTTGGACCCGAACTGGAACCGGGGCGGATGCAGGCGGCTTCGCCCTGA
- the lipB gene encoding lipoyl(octanoyl) transferase LipB encodes METVASTQVQTLIVRRFGLVSYEPVWRAMQDFTQQRDAETTDEVWLLQHEPVFTQGQAGDAEHVLFPGDIPVVQVDRGGQVTYHGPGQLMVYLLLDLRRLKMGARDLVTMIENTLVDTLAGYGIEAHARKDAPGVYVGDAKIASLGLRIRRGSSFHGLALNVDMDLEPFLRINPCGYQGLRMTQIKEFVPDVSWASVADAWLSQFVRAAGFQSVVEQRGLPGDE; translated from the coding sequence ATGGAAACTGTGGCGTCGACGCAAGTTCAGACGTTGATAGTGCGGCGCTTTGGGCTGGTGTCCTATGAACCGGTCTGGCGGGCGATGCAGGATTTTACCCAGCAGCGCGACGCTGAAACCACGGACGAAGTCTGGCTATTGCAGCATGAGCCCGTGTTTACTCAGGGGCAGGCCGGCGATGCCGAGCATGTTCTGTTCCCGGGCGACATCCCGGTTGTGCAGGTGGATCGCGGCGGCCAGGTGACCTACCACGGTCCCGGCCAACTAATGGTGTATTTACTTTTGGATCTGCGGCGTCTCAAAATGGGCGCCCGAGATCTGGTGACAATGATCGAAAACACGCTGGTGGATACGCTGGCGGGATACGGTATCGAAGCCCATGCCCGCAAAGATGCGCCCGGCGTGTATGTGGGAGACGCCAAGATTGCGTCCCTGGGGTTAAGAATTCGACGCGGTTCCTCGTTCCATGGTCTGGCCTTGAATGTGGATATGGATCTGGAGCCCTTTTTGCGCATTAATCCCTGCGGCTATCAGGGGTTGCGGATGACGCAGATAAAAGAATTCGTACCGGATGTGAGCTGGGCATCAGTCGCCGATGCGTGGCTGAGCCAATTTGTCCGCGCAGCGGGCTTCCAATCAGTTGTAGAGCAGAGAGGGTTACCCGGAGATGAGTGA
- a CDS encoding chemotaxis protein CheW encodes MNSPNSNFKMFVWLADAGERQSIAFVADTLCEYLQDVAVQDLPTSAPSCSHVVEWMGHVVPVFRLRPGNSNEHVNVVVLRASANQENGYIALETRNAPVKVEITDDQFEAFDANERPLWREALISGFIRDGQSIPIVHPDLLCAKGFVSTANSYFIKHLRLTA; translated from the coding sequence ATGAACTCCCCCAATTCCAATTTCAAAATGTTCGTTTGGTTAGCTGACGCCGGCGAGCGTCAGAGCATCGCCTTCGTCGCCGATACGCTTTGCGAATATCTGCAGGATGTGGCGGTGCAGGATTTGCCCACCTCCGCGCCGAGCTGTTCGCATGTCGTGGAGTGGATGGGGCATGTGGTGCCGGTGTTTCGTTTGCGTCCCGGCAATAGCAACGAACACGTCAACGTAGTGGTGTTGCGCGCCTCCGCCAACCAGGAAAACGGTTATATCGCGCTGGAAACCCGCAACGCGCCAGTGAAAGTGGAGATCACCGACGATCAGTTCGAGGCGTTTGACGCCAATGAGCGTCCGTTGTGGCGGGAGGCGCTGATCTCCGGCTTTATCCGCGACGGTCAATCCATTCCCATCGTGCATCCGGATTTACTGTGCGCCAAAGGCTTCGTCAGCACGGCTAATTCATACTTCATTAAACATTTGCGCCTGACGGCGTAA
- the rodA gene encoding rod shape-determining protein RodA, giving the protein MKSSDFVRQLPGGEAHFSRPRTLASVLHIDVPLFTLLLILVFGGLFVLYSGSEKSMSDVARQGIHFGIASALMLVLARFDPQVFRRWAPWVFFLGLAGLVAVLVVGSDAKGAQRWLKIPGVGVRVQPSEFMKLAVPMMVAWYLSDRILPPSFKHIIGTLIIIFVPAALIAKQPDLGTAILIAASGVFVLLFSGLGLRWILGCLAGVAALAPAMWFFVMHDYQKQRVLTFLDPESDPLRTGWNIIQSKTAIGSGGFGGKGWLEGTQSHLDFLPESHTDFIIAVLAEEFGYIGVACILTLYMMIIGRGLYIAANGQDTFSRLLAGSLIMTFFVYVFVNMGMVSGILPVVGVPLPLVSYGGTSVLTLMASFGILMSIHTHKKMLSR; this is encoded by the coding sequence ATGAAAAGCAGCGATTTCGTAAGGCAGTTACCCGGCGGTGAGGCGCATTTCAGTCGCCCTCGCACGCTCGCCAGCGTTCTTCACATCGACGTTCCGCTATTCACTTTGCTGCTGATTCTGGTGTTTGGCGGCTTGTTCGTGCTTTACAGCGGCAGTGAGAAAAGTATGTCCGATGTGGCCAGGCAAGGCATTCACTTCGGCATCGCTTCCGCCTTGATGCTGGTGCTGGCGAGATTTGATCCGCAGGTGTTCAGGCGTTGGGCTCCGTGGGTGTTTTTCCTTGGTTTGGCCGGCCTGGTGGCGGTACTGGTGGTCGGCAGCGACGCCAAAGGCGCTCAACGCTGGCTGAAGATTCCAGGCGTCGGCGTACGGGTGCAGCCATCTGAATTCATGAAACTGGCGGTGCCGATGATGGTGGCCTGGTATCTGTCGGACCGTATCCTGCCTCCTTCCTTTAAGCATATTATCGGGACGCTGATCATTATCTTTGTGCCCGCCGCCTTGATCGCCAAACAGCCTGACTTGGGAACGGCCATTCTGATCGCCGCCTCCGGCGTCTTCGTGTTGTTATTCTCGGGGCTTGGGTTGCGGTGGATTCTCGGCTGTCTTGCTGGCGTTGCGGCGCTGGCGCCGGCGATGTGGTTTTTCGTCATGCACGACTATCAAAAGCAGCGGGTGTTAACGTTCCTTGACCCCGAATCGGACCCTCTGCGCACTGGCTGGAATATCATCCAGTCCAAAACTGCGATTGGTTCCGGCGGCTTTGGCGGCAAAGGTTGGCTGGAAGGCACCCAGTCTCATTTGGATTTCCTGCCGGAGAGCCATACGGACTTTATTATCGCTGTGCTGGCGGAAGAGTTCGGCTATATCGGCGTGGCCTGTATTCTTACCCTGTATATGATGATTATCGGTCGCGGGCTGTATATAGCGGCTAACGGCCAGGATACGTTTTCCCGTTTGCTGGCGGGATCGTTGATCATGACATTTTTCGTATATGTTTTCGTCAATATGGGCATGGTGAGCGGCATTCTGCCGGTGGTTGGCGTGCCTTTGCCATTGGTAAGCTATGGCGGTACCTCCGTGCTTACCCTGATGGCGTCCTTCGGCATACTGATGTCGATTCATACTCATAAGAAAATGCTGTCCAGATAA
- the mltB gene encoding lytic murein transglycosylase B, with product MQSWNDIPQTIKKSALALFVFSALGISAVNAAEESVAYKSHPEAKKFIASMATKHGFDKAQLQQIFAGTEKKQDIIDAMKRPAEKVLEWKDYRRIFLTDQRIAGGKEFMKENKDALIRAEAEYGVPAQVITAIIGVETLYGRHKGRYRVIDALSTLAFDYPPRSKFFRSELEHYLLLGREQGFDVMSLTGSYAGAMGYGQFIPSSYRSYAVDFNGDKIADILTDKTDAIGSVANYLARHGWRQGESVAMQVEMKEAPPAALLPKKQKPAHSVGKLKKAGVPVPESLDDKARARLMALEAETSKEYWLGLQNFYVITRYNHSDLYAMAVFQLSEAIRNDDSSDTDGSVEAAGG from the coding sequence ATGCAATCTTGGAATGACATTCCGCAAACAATAAAAAAGTCTGCGCTAGCGTTGTTTGTATTCAGCGCGCTGGGAATAAGCGCTGTGAATGCGGCGGAGGAAAGCGTCGCCTATAAGTCTCACCCGGAAGCCAAAAAGTTTATCGCCAGTATGGCGACCAAGCACGGCTTTGATAAAGCGCAGCTGCAGCAGATTTTCGCGGGAACGGAGAAGAAACAGGATATTATCGACGCAATGAAGCGGCCTGCGGAAAAAGTGCTGGAATGGAAGGATTATCGCCGGATATTTCTCACCGACCAGCGCATTGCCGGCGGTAAGGAGTTCATGAAGGAGAACAAGGATGCGTTGATCCGGGCGGAAGCGGAATATGGCGTCCCCGCGCAGGTCATCACGGCGATTATTGGTGTGGAAACCCTGTACGGTCGACATAAGGGGCGCTATCGGGTCATTGACGCTTTATCCACGCTGGCGTTTGATTACCCTCCGCGCAGCAAGTTCTTTCGCAGCGAACTGGAGCATTATCTGTTACTCGGTCGGGAGCAGGGCTTTGATGTTATGAGCTTGACTGGCTCTTATGCGGGCGCAATGGGCTACGGTCAGTTCATACCTAGCAGTTACCGCAGCTATGCCGTTGATTTTAATGGCGATAAGATTGCTGATATTCTGACTGACAAAACGGATGCGATTGGCAGTGTGGCTAACTATCTGGCGCGGCATGGCTGGCGTCAGGGAGAAAGCGTTGCAATGCAGGTCGAGATGAAAGAGGCTCCGCCCGCAGCGCTACTGCCGAAGAAGCAGAAGCCTGCGCATAGCGTGGGTAAATTAAAAAAGGCGGGGGTGCCTGTCCCTGAATCATTGGATGATAAAGCTCGCGCCAGACTGATGGCGTTGGAAGCGGAAACCAGCAAGGAATATTGGCTGGGACTACAGAATTTTTATGTGATAACCCGCTATAACCACAGCGATTTATACGCTATGGCGGTGTTCCAACTCAGTGAGGCGATACGTAACGATGATTCGAGCGATACCGACGGGTCAGTGGAGGCGGCTGGGGGTTAA
- a CDS encoding septal ring lytic transglycosylase RlpA family protein, translated as MIRAIPTGQWRRLGVNALALLLILLAAGCSTTPPSRYHIQHDRGPDGEVDLSHLKEPTPRKEPRSRGGNKSPYSVWGKTYYVMNSSDGYVEEGVASWYGTKFHGYKTSNGETYNMYDYTAAHKSLPLPTYVRVTNLENGRSVIVRVNDRGPFHGGRLIDLSYAAAKKLGYDKKGTARVRVEVVTEATTPAQVAHAATSKPVVTAAPTPVPAPTSDVAQGYFLQVGAFSTELGAIKVRNHISSLLDAPVFVSKPDTDSIYRVRVGPFVKEEEAARFLDILQRAAYPETMLIKRALNNPSI; from the coding sequence ATGATTCGAGCGATACCGACGGGTCAGTGGAGGCGGCTGGGGGTTAACGCCCTGGCGCTACTATTGATCCTGCTGGCGGCGGGGTGCTCCACGACGCCGCCCTCCCGCTACCATATTCAGCACGACCGGGGACCAGACGGCGAGGTGGACTTGAGCCATCTGAAAGAGCCAACTCCCCGCAAAGAGCCGCGTAGTCGCGGCGGTAATAAGAGCCCTTATTCTGTTTGGGGTAAAACATATTATGTGATGAACTCCAGCGACGGCTATGTGGAAGAAGGCGTGGCCTCCTGGTATGGAACCAAATTTCACGGCTATAAGACGTCCAACGGCGAAACATACAACATGTATGACTACACCGCCGCTCATAAAAGTCTGCCTTTGCCCACCTATGTACGAGTCACCAATCTGGAAAATGGCCGTAGCGTGATCGTGCGGGTGAATGATCGCGGCCCGTTCCATGGCGGCAGGTTGATTGATTTATCGTACGCGGCGGCGAAAAAGCTGGGCTATGACAAAAAGGGGACCGCTCGTGTAAGGGTGGAAGTGGTGACGGAAGCCACGACGCCCGCCCAGGTGGCGCATGCGGCGACTTCCAAACCGGTTGTGACGGCGGCTCCGACGCCGGTTCCCGCACCCACTTCGGATGTCGCACAAGGATATTTTTTACAGGTGGGAGCGTTCAGTACGGAACTGGGGGCGATTAAAGTGCGTAACCACATCAGCTCACTGCTGGACGCGCCAGTGTTCGTTAGCAAACCGGATACAGACTCGATCTATCGGGTGAGAGTGGGGCCGTTCGTCAAAGAGGAGGAAGCGGCTCGTTTTTTGGATATCCTGCAGCGCGCGGCCTATCCGGAAACCATGCTGATCAAGCGGGCGCTGAATAATCCCAGCATTTGA